In the genome of Raphanus sativus cultivar WK10039 chromosome 4, ASM80110v3, whole genome shotgun sequence, one region contains:
- the LOC108855079 gene encoding GATA transcription factor 23-like has translation MEEEKCCSECKTTKTPMWRGGPSGPKSLCNACGIRFRKQRRSELLGIRIIHTHKDYKKIKSSTSSPSLPLSNGGVSTKKRRILKEEEQAALCLLLLSCNSVFV, from the exons ATGGAAGAAGAGAAGTGTTGCAGTGAGTGCAAGACCACCAAGACACCGATGTGGAGAGGTGGACCATCTGGTCCCAAG TCACTTTGCAATGCATGTGGGATCAGATTCAGGAAACAAAGACGGTCCGAGTTATTGGGTATTCGTATTATTCACACCCACAAAGACTACAAGAAGATAAAATCATCAACATCTTCACCATCACTACCACTATCAAATGGTGGCGTCTCTACTAAGAAACGACGGATTCTAAAGGAGGAAGAACAAGCTGCTCTTTGTCTACTATTATTGTCTTGCAACTCTGTGTTCGTCTGA